A stretch of Thermococcus bergensis DNA encodes these proteins:
- the minD gene encoding cell division ATPase MinD: MGRIISIASGKGGTGKTTVTANLAIALGKLGKKVCAVDADLTMANLSLHFGLDDAGRTIHDVLIEGEDIRKAVHTTRYELVYVVPAAVDWEHVAKADPRDLPKVIPKLKEDFDYILIDCPAGLQIDAMSAMLSGEEIILVTNPEIASLSDTMKVGIVLKKAGREVLGFILNRYGGHKNDIPPEAAEEVMEFPLLVVIPEDPKVREAALEGMPVVAYAPDSKASKAFFELAEKIVGMESGRQWWME, encoded by the coding sequence ATGGGGAGAATAATCTCAATAGCTTCTGGGAAAGGAGGTACTGGTAAAACAACCGTTACAGCAAACCTTGCAATTGCTCTAGGAAAGTTAGGGAAAAAAGTGTGTGCAGTTGATGCGGATTTGACTATGGCAAACCTAAGCCTGCATTTTGGGTTAGACGATGCTGGAAGAACTATCCACGATGTGTTAATTGAAGGGGAAGACATAAGAAAAGCTGTCCATACCACGAGGTACGAGCTCGTGTACGTAGTTCCAGCCGCAGTGGATTGGGAGCACGTTGCTAAAGCAGACCCCAGAGATTTACCCAAGGTGATCCCCAAGCTAAAAGAAGATTTTGATTACATCCTCATAGACTGTCCAGCGGGGCTGCAAATAGATGCCATGAGCGCCATGCTGAGTGGGGAGGAGATTATCCTAGTAACTAATCCGGAGATAGCAAGCCTCAGCGACACGATGAAAGTAGGGATAGTGCTGAAGAAAGCTGGGCGAGAAGTTTTGGGGTTTATACTTAATAGGTACGGTGGACATAAAAACGACATACCCCCAGAAGCCGCCGAAGAGGTTATGGAGTTTCCCCTCTTGGTAGTTATCCCAGAAGATCCAAAAGTTAGGGAAGCAGCACTGGAAGGAATGCCCGTAGTAGCATATGCTCCAGATTCAAAAGCCTCAAAAGCATTTTTTGAACTTGCGGAGAAGATTGTAGGGATGGAATCAGGGAGACAATGGTGGATGGAGTGA
- a CDS encoding ATP/GTP-binding protein, translated as MIVVFVGTAGSGKTTLTGEFGKFLEENEKRVAYINLDTGVKTLPYTPTVDVREHVTVEELMKKGYGPNGAIVESYDFLIDYLDEYVEKILELEKENDYVLIDTPGQMETFLFHDFGVKLMENLPSPLVVYLFDPTILRKPHDYCFVRFFALLIDLRLGATTVPALNKVDLIRELEKTKRYLEDVEYLSARLELDSSMQGLLAYKLCKFLPEVSPPVRVLYLSAKTRIGFDELETVAYEHYCTCGDLT; from the coding sequence GTGATAGTGGTATTCGTTGGAACCGCTGGAAGCGGAAAAACCACTCTAACAGGAGAATTTGGGAAGTTTTTGGAAGAGAACGAGAAGAGGGTAGCATATATAAACCTAGATACGGGAGTCAAGACCCTTCCCTACACCCCCACGGTGGATGTTAGAGAGCATGTAACCGTGGAAGAGCTCATGAAAAAGGGTTACGGACCCAATGGAGCTATTGTGGAAAGCTATGACTTTTTGATTGACTATCTCGACGAATACGTTGAAAAAATACTAGAGCTGGAAAAAGAAAACGACTACGTTCTTATAGATACCCCAGGCCAGATGGAAACATTTCTCTTCCATGATTTTGGGGTTAAGCTAATGGAAAATCTCCCAAGTCCGCTTGTTGTATACTTATTCGACCCCACAATACTAAGAAAACCCCATGATTACTGCTTTGTTAGGTTTTTTGCCCTTTTGATAGACCTTCGGCTTGGTGCAACAACCGTACCAGCTCTTAACAAGGTAGACCTTATAAGAGAGTTGGAAAAGACAAAAAGGTATCTGGAGGATGTTGAATATCTCTCAGCTCGTTTAGAGCTCGACAGTTCAATGCAAGGGCTCTTGGCATACAAGCTATGTAAATTTTTACCCGAAGTCTCACCTCCGGTTAGGGTGCTCTATCTATCCGCAAAAACGAGAATCGGATTCGATGAACTTGAGACGGTGGCTTATGAACACTACTGCACCTGTGGGGATTTAACATAA
- a CDS encoding cell wall-binding repeat-containing protein yields the protein MVAKKVFALLFGALLLASIIPLSQAQSLSIVILVSDNEADSALAEELAEVLNATVVVTTWGVYDPNVTAEIMEYAPDKVIIIGGPDAVPKDYETDIAELGVSYVRWYGENRYETNLEVLKKAIEEYPELFEGVKIVIAHGRDLGAIKQAKGIEGKKFVLYVDNNLTNTTEIIGTLLKTKSVIIIKSPLMDNKTAEEIRERVRERVRNGNVTEEDLNVTAEMAWEAIQVAINRTETAKEMLDNLPIPAAKIQIELAEEKIQIANESYSQGNYEKAYGQAIAAKAHAETVIRLAGKEWQKFIHASPKFQLNREVQRLEIKLRVLEKAGIDVTQIKGKLEAAKAAIQAGDYDTARELIEDAKNMLREAFMQGKGKIKEKYLPVNPPRGKGKGRP from the coding sequence ATGGTGGCGAAAAAAGTGTTTGCATTGTTGTTTGGTGCCCTGCTCTTAGCGAGCATAATACCACTATCACAGGCACAGAGTCTTTCAATAGTTATCCTCGTAAGCGACAACGAGGCAGATTCAGCACTTGCAGAGGAACTTGCAGAAGTATTAAACGCAACCGTAGTAGTCACAACTTGGGGGGTGTATGACCCCAATGTCACGGCAGAGATTATGGAGTATGCCCCAGATAAAGTCATAATCATAGGAGGCCCCGATGCTGTGCCAAAAGACTACGAAACGGACATAGCTGAGCTGGGAGTTTCATACGTTAGGTGGTATGGTGAAAACAGGTACGAGACCAATTTAGAAGTACTTAAAAAGGCCATTGAAGAGTATCCAGAGCTTTTTGAAGGTGTTAAGATAGTAATCGCCCACGGAAGAGACTTAGGAGCAATAAAACAAGCTAAAGGCATAGAAGGAAAGAAGTTTGTCCTATACGTGGATAATAATCTAACAAATACGACTGAAATAATCGGTACTCTGCTCAAAACCAAGAGCGTAATAATAATCAAAAGCCCATTAATGGACAATAAAACTGCCGAAGAAATAAGAGAACGTGTTAGGGAGAGGGTCAGAAATGGAAACGTAACCGAAGAAGACTTAAATGTGACAGCTGAGATGGCGTGGGAGGCAATACAAGTGGCTATTAACAGAACTGAAACAGCAAAAGAAATGCTCGATAATCTCCCAATTCCAGCCGCTAAAATACAGATTGAACTTGCAGAGGAGAAGATACAAATTGCAAACGAGAGCTACAGCCAAGGAAACTATGAAAAAGCATATGGACAGGCAATTGCTGCAAAGGCTCACGCAGAGACAGTAATTAGGCTTGCCGGCAAGGAGTGGCAGAAGTTTATTCATGCGAGTCCCAAATTCCAACTTAACAGGGAAGTACAAAGGCTCGAAATTAAATTAAGGGTTCTCGAAAAAGCTGGAATCGATGTAACTCAAATAAAAGGGAAGCTAGAAGCTGCAAAAGCTGCAATCCAAGCAGGAGATTACGACACTGCCAGAGAGCTCATCGAAGATGCCAAAAACATGCTAAGGGAAGCCTTTATGCAAGGAAAAGGCAAAATAAAGGAGAAGTACCTACCAGTAAATCCACCACGTGGAAAAGGTAAAGGCAGACCATAG
- the asnB gene encoding asparagine synthase (glutamine-hydrolyzing) yields MCLIAGGIGKHLKPKLIAMINSGKHRGSDSFGVWTDGGVLKSEDFSEITKVPDGSIGLLQCRLAMTGSKRFTQPFFNDFALVHNGEIYNHRQIKEFLERRGVGFESDVDTEVILRLLEFQVENGSSIPESVRTLMRTLNGDYAVAFSDKKNIYLFRDPVGIRPLYYSLNGFFASEKKVLWSIGERAIPVNPGELVKISKNGIERIQLLTLSELKGEPFSYERAKLSIKKSLEYAVRLRSAKKVGVLFSGGLDSSLIAFLASKYSDVVLYTAGAEGSQDLEWARKVSEKLGLKLREYVFDLDDVKNSLEKVMFAIEEPNPMNLAIGIPIYFATKLAREDNTKVLLIGQGADELFGGYAKYLRDPSLMEKDILEMGEKNLARDDKIAMLNSVEGRFPFLDLNVVRSGLRTPLEYKIHNGVRKAILREVALEIGLPKEVAYREKKACQYGSNAQKILEKIAKKEGLRLSQFAEKVFYEVFEHT; encoded by the coding sequence GTGTGCCTTATAGCGGGAGGAATAGGAAAACATCTAAAACCCAAACTTATAGCAATGATAAATTCTGGAAAACATAGGGGCAGCGATTCCTTTGGCGTATGGACTGATGGAGGAGTATTAAAGAGCGAAGATTTCTCCGAAATTACTAAAGTTCCAGACGGTAGTATAGGGCTTCTCCAGTGTCGTCTGGCCATGACAGGCTCAAAAAGATTCACCCAACCGTTTTTCAACGATTTTGCCCTAGTTCACAACGGTGAGATATACAATCACAGACAGATAAAGGAGTTTCTGGAAAGAAGAGGGGTTGGATTTGAGAGCGACGTTGATACGGAAGTAATCCTACGTCTGCTGGAGTTTCAAGTTGAAAATGGCAGTTCAATACCAGAAAGCGTGAGAACCCTAATGAGGACCCTAAACGGGGATTATGCTGTTGCATTCTCCGATAAGAAAAACATCTACCTCTTCAGGGACCCTGTGGGAATTAGGCCTCTTTACTATTCCCTTAACGGTTTCTTTGCTTCGGAAAAGAAAGTTCTCTGGAGCATAGGGGAAAGAGCAATCCCGGTAAATCCTGGAGAGCTCGTTAAAATATCAAAGAATGGCATTGAACGGATTCAGCTCCTTACTCTCTCAGAGCTAAAAGGAGAGCCTTTCTCCTATGAAAGAGCAAAGCTGAGCATAAAGAAAAGCCTGGAATATGCCGTAAGGCTTAGAAGTGCAAAAAAGGTAGGGGTATTATTCTCCGGAGGGTTGGACAGCTCTTTGATAGCGTTTCTCGCTTCAAAATACTCCGACGTTGTCCTTTACACCGCGGGAGCTGAGGGAAGCCAAGATTTGGAGTGGGCTAGAAAAGTTAGTGAGAAACTTGGCCTGAAGCTTAGGGAGTACGTATTTGATCTCGATGACGTAAAAAACTCTCTTGAAAAAGTTATGTTTGCCATAGAAGAGCCCAACCCCATGAACCTCGCAATAGGAATCCCAATCTACTTCGCAACAAAACTTGCCAGGGAAGACAACACCAAAGTTCTTTTAATCGGCCAAGGAGCCGATGAACTTTTTGGAGGGTATGCAAAATACCTTAGGGATCCTTCGCTAATGGAGAAAGATATTTTGGAGATGGGGGAAAAGAACCTTGCCAGAGATGACAAAATTGCCATGTTAAACAGCGTTGAAGGAAGGTTCCCGTTCTTAGATCTCAACGTCGTCAGAAGCGGGCTAAGAACACCTTTAGAGTACAAAATCCACAATGGGGTAAGAAAAGCTATTCTAAGGGAAGTAGCCCTTGAAATAGGTCTTCCCAAAGAAGTTGCATACAGAGAAAAGAAAGCCTGTCAATACGGAAGCAATGCACAAAAGATTCTCGAAAAGATAGCAAAGAAAGAGGGCCTGAGGTTATCTCAATTTGCCGAAAAAGTCTTTTATGAGGTTTTTGAACATACATAA